A stretch of the Ananas comosus cultivar F153 linkage group 14, ASM154086v1, whole genome shotgun sequence genome encodes the following:
- the LOC109720478 gene encoding long chain acyl-CoA synthetase 8-like gives MEDGGGDCLNMFCLEKIWQNYVSFAKEYSLYGIIGALLLAVISPLIFSSINAHKTKNRKRAVPVDAGGEPGLTMRNSRFSSLIQFPWDGATTVAALFEQVCEKHSKDRSLGMRKLISREVVESGNGRKFEKLHLGEYVWQTYGLTFERACSFASGLIKMGHERDSHVAIFSDTRAEWFIAAQGCFRQNITVVTIYASLGEDALVHSLNETQVSTLICDFKQLKKLPAISSRLPSIKRVIYFEDEAVDAADGGIVDHLKHWTTLSFAEVESLGRTNPADPTLPSSTDVAVVMYTSGSTGYPKGVMITHGNIVATAAAVRTIIPDLGPSDVYMAYLPLAHVFELAAEVVMFSAGCAIGYSSALTMTDTSNKIKRGTKGDASVLKPTLMITVPAILDRIRDGVLKKVEEKGGVAKKLFNVGYKRRLMAIDGKWLGAWGLERLLWDNFVFKPIRSIVGGRIRLMLSGGAPLYADTQRFINICLGVPIGQGYGLTETCAGAAFSEFDDPSVGRVGPPLPCCYIKLVSWEEGGYTISDSPMPRGEVVVGGHSITKGYYNNDEKTNEVYKVDERGMRWFYTGDVGQFHPDGCLEIIDRKKDIVKLQHGEYISLGKIEAALGTSNYVENIMVYADPFHNYCVALAVPSRQILEKWARDAGIEYSKFEELCQSDRAIQEVHQSLVKAAKTAGLDKFETPEKMALLPDPWTPETGLVTAALKLKREQLKAKFKDELHKLYH, from the exons ATGGAAGACGGCGGTGGAGATTGTCTTAACATGTTCTGTCTCGAAAAAATCTGGCAAAACTACGTCTCGTTCGCCAAAGAGTACAGCCTATATGGCATTATTGGTGCTCTTCTTCTTGCCGTCATTAGCCCTTTAATTTTTTCCTCAATAAATGCACACAAGACGAAGAACAGAAAAAGAGCAGTTCCCGTCGACGCGGGTGGCGAACCGGGTCTAACGATGCGAAACAGTAGGTTCTCATCTTTGATTCAATTCCCGTGGGACGGGGCCACGACAGTGGCGGCTCTCTTTGAGCAGGTTTGTGAAAAGCACTCGAAGGATCGATCACTCGGAATGCGGAAGCTAATCTCAAGAGAAGTAGTAGAATCCGGCAACGGAAGGAAATTTGAGAAGCTGCATCTTGGGGAATACGTGTGGCAAACTTACGGATTGACCTTTGAACGGGCTTGTAGCTTCGCTTCTGGGCTCATCAAAATGGGCCATGAAAGAGATTCTCATGTTGCTATTTTCTCCGATACGCGAGCTGAATGGTTCATTGCCGCTCAG GGATGTTTCCGTCAGAATATAACAGTTGTGACAATCTACGCATCTCTTGGTGAGGATGCTCTCGTGCATTCGCTCAATGAG ACGCAGGTATCAACCCTTATTTGTGATTTCAAGCAACTGAAAAAGCTACCTGCAATAAGCTCGAGACTGCCGAGTATAAAGCGTGTCATTTACTTCGAAGATGAAGCAGTTGATGCTGCTGATGGTGGTATAGTTGATCACCTGAAGCATTGGACGACTTTGTCCTTTGCAGAAGTTGAGAGTCTTGGGAGAACAAACCCTGCCGATCCAACACTACCTTCGAGCACAGATGTCGCTGTTGTAATGTATACAAGCGGAAGCACGGGTTACCCAAAG GGAGTCATGATTACTCATGGAAATATAGTAGCCACTGCTGCAGCTGTTCGGACTATTATTCCCGATTTAGGCCCCAGTGATGTGTACATGGCATACCTCCCCTTAGCTCATGTTTTTGAGCTCGCAGCCGAG GTCGTGATGTTTTCTGCAGGTTGTGCGATAGGTTATAGTTCGGCGTTGACGATGACAGATACTTCTAATAAGATCAAGAGAGGGACTAAAGGAGATGCTTCCGTCTTAAAACCTACTCTCATGATCACCGTTCCTGCGATTCTGGATCGTATTAGAGACGGGGTGCTGAAGAAG GTTGAGGAGAAGGGTGGAGTTGCTAAGAAACTTTTTAATGTTGGATATAAACGAAGGCTCATGGCGATTGACGGGAAATGGCTCGGGGCGTGGGGACTCGAAAGGCTTCTGTGGGATAACTTTGTATTCAAACCAATACGCTCTATAGTCGGAGGACGAATACGTTTAATGCTTTCTGGAGGTGCCCCTTTGTACGCCGATACTCAACGATTCATCAATATATGCCTggg TGTTCCGATTGGTCAAGGGTATGGGTTAACTGAGACGTGCGCGGGAGCAGCTTTTTCCGAATTTGACGACCCTAGTGTGGGTCGTGTCGGTCCGCCTCTCCCTTGTTGCTACATTAAG CTCGTGTCGTGGGAAGAAGGCGGGTACACGATCTCTGACTCCCCAATGCCTCGTGGAGAGGTGGTAGTCGGCGGTCATTCCATAACGAAAGGATACTACAACAACGACGAGAAGACGAACGAGGTTTATAAA GTGGATGAGAGGGGAATGCGGTGGTTCTACACCGGTGATGTCGGGCAGTTTCACCCTGACGGTTGCCTCGAAATCATCGATAGAAAGAAGGATATCGTAAAACTTCAACATGGAGAGTATATATCCCTCGGAAAG attgagGCAGCTCTAGGGACGAGCAATTATGTCGAGAACATAATGGTCTACGCCGACCCATTCCACAATTATTGTGTTGCCTTGGCCGTTCCGTCCCGTCAGATACTGGAAAAGTGGGCGCGAGACGCAGGGATAGAATACAGTAAGTTTGAAGAGCTGTGCCAAAGTGATAGAGCCATCCAAGAAGTCCACCAATCTCTTGTAAAG GCGGCGAAAACCGCGGGGCTCGACAAGTTTGAAACCCCGGAGAAGATGGCGCTGCTGCCCGATCCGTGGACGCCGGAGACGGGACTCGTCACGGCGGCTCTCAAGCTGAAGAGGGAGCAGCTGAAGGCCAAATTCAAAGATGAACTCCACAAGCTCTATCACTGA